The Vicia villosa cultivar HV-30 ecotype Madison, WI linkage group LG1, Vvil1.0, whole genome shotgun sequence genome includes a region encoding these proteins:
- the LOC131662350 gene encoding uncharacterized protein LOC131662350: protein MTQIMQMSTTNQKNQDAAIKNLETQVGQLAKQIAANQSNATFSANTQENPKEHCKAVVTRTGQKGSTDEVENNDAEKEDDNHAIEDEENEIIIGEADQRQMNKEVERNDKSKRKKACEDGKQRDTESTSSISACAIKEG from the coding sequence ATGACACAAATCATGCAAATGTCAACGACAAACCAGAAGAATCAGGATGCAGCAATCAAAAAtttggaaactcaagtgggccaacttgcCAAGCAGATTGCAGCTAATCAATCTAATGCAACattctccgccaacactcaagagaatccaaAAGAACATTGCAAAGCAGTGGTGACAAGAACTGGTCAAAAAGGAAGTACTGATGAAGTTGAAAACAATGATGCTGAGAAGGAAGATGACAATCATGCTATCGAAGATGAGGAAAATGAAATTATTATAGGTGAGGCGGACCAAAGACAAATGAATAAAGAAGTGGAAAGAAACGAcaaatcaaaaagaaagaaagcaTGTGAAGATGGCAAACAACGTGATACCGAGTCAACATCTTCCATATCCGCATGCGCCATCAAAGAAGGATAA
- the LOC131662341 gene encoding uncharacterized protein LOC131662341, which yields MDTPIDTVKEAKRHTHTYSFFREPLTALEGLSSLMTAFCLKNFTDNYGNILTLLETVVDTPALQTLMQFYDPEMRCFTFQDYLLAPTLEEYSIILNLRVKDEVPFIDVPKEVNFKLIAAALYLSIKVVSDNWKSNGGVSGFSLKFLVRKAKEEFEKKNWNAYKSIACYSAAVHIFIGRNPIPTLLADTYYAIHSRYEKSGGAITCCLQLLFIWFLSLLPSKGPFVKTKDTLKWTHRIMSLTSYDIQWQRYRINVSEVIVGCGEFDNVPLIGTRSCINYNLVVSLRQLGYTLKDKPANHLVAETVYFEKGSDPEKLKRIIVAWKKIRKHYGAHLGKK from the exons ATGGACACTCCCATTGATACTGTCAAGGAAGCAAAGAGACATACGCACACCTACAGCTTTTTTCGAGAGCCGTTAACCGCATTAGAGGGTTTGAGTTCGTTAATGACCGCTTTCTGCTTGAAGAACTTCACGGACAATTATGGGAATATTTTGACTTTGTTAGAAACCGTGGTTGATACTCCTGCTTTGCAAACTTTGATGCAATTCTATGATCCTGAAATGAGGTGTTTCACGTTCCAGGATTACCTGTTGGCTCCGACATTGGAAGAGTATTCTATCATTCTTAATCTCAGGGTAAAAGACGAAGTGCCATTCATCGACGTTCCTAAAGAAGTGAATTTCAAGTTGATCGctgctgctctttatttgagcataaagGTAGTATCTGATAATTGGAAGTCAAATGGAGGTGTCTCGGGGTTCTCTTTGAAGTTCTTGGTGAGAAAAGCTAAAGAGGAATTTGAGAAAAAGAATTGGAATGCGTATAAATCCATTGCTTGCT ACTCGGCCGCGGTACACATCTTCATAGGGAGGAATCCTATTCCCACATTGTTGGCCGATACATATTATGCCATTCATTCTCGATATGAGAAAAGTGGTGGTGCCATCACTTGTTGCCTTCAGTTGTTGTTCATCTGGTTTCTCTCTTTGTTGCCCAGCAAAGGACCATTCGTGAAGACAAAGGATACACTCAAGTGGACACACAGGATTATGTCACTTACTTCTTACGATATTCAGTGGCAAAGGTACCGAATTAATGTTTCCGAGGTGATAGTTGGGTGTGGGGAGTTTGACAATGTTCCCTTGATTGGTACTAGAAGTTGCATCAATTACAATCTCGTGGTATCCTTGCGTCAGTTGGGGTATACTTTAAAGGACAAACCGGCAAATCATTTGGTAGCGGAGACGGTTTATTTTGAGAAGGGGTCGGATCCAGAAAAATTGAAGAGGATAATTGTGGCTTGGAAGAAAATCCGTAAGCATTATGGAGCCCATCTAGGAAAGAAATAA
- the LOC131662360 gene encoding uncharacterized protein LOC131662360 — translation MPKYAKFMKDILTKKKGPKEEEVLVLDAQCSAIVSRLPQKERDPTRVTLPVTIGNQNIGNGLIDLGSSINLIPLSIVKRLGNIEMKSTRMTLQLADKSITLPYSVAQDIVQDEEVCFNLFDTMKQPNDKNDCFRIYVTEEVAIEVANKIHLSSPLERSLVDSFNVLTQEEEKEIELFLKELERGGNTNTKNEKVEELEP, via the exons ATGCCAAAGTACgcgaaattcatgaaggatatcttgacaaagaaaaAGGGACCGAAAGAAGAAGAAGTTCTTGTTCTTGATGCACAATGTAGCGCTATAGTATCTCGTCTCCCTCAAAAGGAGAGAGATCCCACAAGAGTCACACTACCGGTCACCATTGGTAATCAgaatattgggaatggattgatcGATCTAGGTTCAAGTATTAATCTAATTCCTCTATCAATAGTGAAGCGGttgggaaatattgagatgaagtCAACAAGAATGACTTTACAATTAGCAGATAAATCAATCACTCTTCCCTACAGTgttgcacaagacat AGTAcaagatgaagaggtatgctTTAATCTCTTCGACACCATGAAACAACCTAATGACAAGAATGATTGTTTCCGCATATATGTCACCGAAGAGGTTGCAATAGAAGTGGCCAATAAAATTCATCTTTCTAGCCCTTTAGAAAGATCTCTTGTTGATTCTTTTAATGTgcttactcaagaagaagaaaaagaaatcgaGTTGTTCTTGAAAGAGTTAGAAAGGGGTGGAAACACAAATACAAAGAATGAGAAAGTAGAGGAATTGGAGCCGTAA